In Cryptomeria japonica chromosome 10, Sugi_1.0, whole genome shotgun sequence, a genomic segment contains:
- the LOC131039143 gene encoding prefoldin subunit 2, which produces MADRATASSEEPINEQAVANQWSILRSELNQLHSKITELEMELSEHSLVIGAIQPLDPSRHCYRMIGGVLVKRTIAEVLPAVQRNKEGLQEVISRLTESLQRKKKEIMDYEAKYKIKIRKGDDETVKEGERKEGSTQGVLVGPA; this is translated from the coding sequence ATGGCAGATCGAGCTACAGCAAGTAGTGAGGAACCTATCAACGAGCAAGCAGTTGCTAATCAGTGGAGTATATTGCGATCAGAACTCAATCAACTCCATTCTAAGATTACAGAGTTGGAGATGGAATTGAGCGAGCACTCACTAGTTATTGGAGCAATTCAACCTTTGGATCCATCCAGACACTGTTACCGTATGATAGGTGGGGTCCTAGTAAAGAGGACAATTGCTGAGGTTTTGCCTGCTGTACAGAGGAATAAAGAAGGTCTGCAGGAAGTAATTTCTAGACTCACTGAGTCATTGCAGAGGAAGAAAAAAGAGATCATGGACTATGAGGCTAAATATAAGATCAAGATCAGGAAAGGAGATGATGAGACCGTAAAAGAGGGAGAGCGCAAAGAAGGTTCAACTCAAGGGGTTCTTGTTGGTCCAGCTTGA